The region GCCGCCAGTGCCAGCGCGGAACAAGCGGGACAGGCGATGGGCCACTATCTTGCGGACCTACTGGCCGGTTACGCGCCGGGCAATCTGCTGGCGCGCCAGCGGGGCATACCCACCATCGCGCTCTCCCACGGTACCGTGATCGGCTGCATGACAGAACATGGGGTGCCGATGGCGGGAATGGACCATGAATTTACCGCAGGCGCGCTGTTTCAGGCACAAGCCAATGCCGTCATGTTGGGGCATATACACCTGCATCAGGCGTGGGAGCAGCATGGACAGATAATCGCCTACGCTGGTTCCATTGGACGGTTGCATTACGGTGAACAAGGTAGTAAGGGTTTTTTGATGTGGGAGATCACAGCAGAGGGCGCTTGCTGCGAACTCGTTGCGACGCCGGCCCGCCGCACGTTGGAACTGGCATTTGCCGGGCCGCCGGATATGGATGCACTGCACCAATACGTCGCTAGCCACTCCATCGAAGGTGCCTGGGTGCGTATCCGCTGGCAGTGCCTTGAAGAGGACCGCGCCACCATCGACCGCGAAGCGATCACGGCCCTGTTTCGTGGCGCGGCAGGCATCAAGCTCGAAGGCCGTGTGATTCCCATTGTCCGTGCAAGAACGGAGGGAATGGCACGCTGCCTTCAACTCGAAGAGCAAATCGATACCTGGGCACGCCATGTTGACACGCCAGCAGCGCCCCTATTGACCTGTCTGGCCCAGTTAGCCACTCACTCACCCGCCGACATTGCCATGGCCGCCCTGTCAGGAGAAACGGTCGCTGGCGA is a window of Janthinobacterium sp. 1_2014MBL_MicDiv DNA encoding:
- a CDS encoding metallophosphoesterase family protein, giving the protein MRIAHFSDLHYAVSTLPEVDTCFTYAVDQAIARQAEVAIITGDTTDHALDAHSPALIALARQVRRLADHCPVLMLQGTFSHEPPGTLELFSLLGGHYPIHVANRLQQVILNSRREWTASTHARFDTKEWCDVECALLCSCVPTMNKANLAASASAEQAGQAMGHYLADLLAGYAPGNLLARQRGIPTIALSHGTVIGCMTEHGVPMAGMDHEFTAGALFQAQANAVMLGHIHLHQAWEQHGQIIAYAGSIGRLHYGEQGSKGFLMWEITAEGACCELVATPARRTLELAFAGPPDMDALHQYVASHSIEGAWVRIRWQCLEEDRATIDREAITALFRGAAGIKLEGRVIPIVRARTEGMARCLQLEEQIDTWARHVDTPAAPLLTCLAQLATHSPADIAMAALSGETVAGEA